GCTCCGCCGCCGACCGCTCCCCGGTCTGCACCTCGCCGAGCAGCAGCTGGCTGAGGTCGAAGCCGAGCGGCGCACGACCCCAGAACCCGAAGTCGATCAGGACGAACGACCCGTCCAGGCAGCCCTGCCGGACCAGCAGGTTGCGCGGGCAGGCGTCGCCGTGGCTGGTGCCCAGCGGCGCGGTGTCCAGCTCGGCGAGGAGCCCCGGCAGCCGCGCGGCCGCGTCGCGCAACCCGTCCCGCACCGCCGGGTCGAACCCGGCGGCCAGCACGGGGTGGCGCCAGAAGTCGTCGTCGTGCAGGGCAGGCAGCACCTGGCCGGCGACCCGGCCCGCCGCGTAGCGCCGATGCAGCTGCGGCGTCTCGCCGATCGCCCCGAGCGGCGCGACCCGCTGGCTGGCCGCCAGCCGACCGAGCAGGTGGGCGGCCCGCGCGAACCTCGGCTCGTCCCAGCGCACCAGCTGCACGTCGACCGCGTCCAGCCAGACCGCCGCCGACATGTCGTCCACGTCGGCGACCCGGCGAGCAGCGGGCATCGTCAGGCCCTCCGGCAGCCGGTCACCGAGGACGGAGCGGTAGACGGCGGGCTCCCTGTCCCACGGGATCATCGCGAGCGCCTCGGCCCGCATCGCCTCGGGCACCATCTGGAAGACCGGCGACCGCTCCCACGACTGCACCACCTTGACGAAGAAGCGGTACGGCAGCGGGGTGCCGTCCGGAGTCGTCGCGGTGCCGTGCACCCAGTAGCGGCCGGCTGTCGTCAGGGCGTCCAGGTCGTACGGCGCCACCTCGGCTGCGACAGAAGCCAGCTGCACCTCGCTGACCCCGAGCTGCGCCGCGACCATGCCGGCGAGCACCTCGTCCTCGACCGCTGCCGCTCCCAGCACGTCCTTCACGCCGACCCCCACTGGTAAAGTGACTTTCTCGTATCGAGAAGGTAAGGTTGGTTTATGACTTCCGTCAAGGCCGGCGCAAGTCTGGCTCCGCTGCCGGAGTGGGTCGACCGCCACGCGGCCGTGCTGGTCGGCCGGCTGATGGAGGAGATCCGGCTGGCCTTCGACGGGGAGGACTGGGGCGGGCTGCGGCAGTCGCACTTCCGGCTTCTCGCGCAGGTGCCACCCGACGGGATCAGCGTCACTGACCTGGCGGCCACGCTGCGGATGACCAAGCAGGCGGCCGGCCAGTTCGTCACCCACCTCGAGGGGACCGGGCACCTGACGACTCGGACCGACCCGGCCGACCGACGGGTCCGGCTCGTCGTACGCACGCCGCTGGGCGACCGGACGTCGAGGGCCGTGACGGCGCGGATTCGACGGGTCGAGCGGGCCTGGGCGCGGCGGGTGGGCGTCGAGCGCTACTCGGAGTTCCGCGCGGTCCTGGAGGACCTGGTGGCGACCGGCGCGCGTTGAGTGCATGGACCGCGCTGAGCCACACCGCCACGGTGCCGGTCAGCCCTGCGGCGCCGGGCCGGTGCTGCCTCGCACCACCAGCTCGGTGGGGAGGACGACGTGCTCGGCCGGCTGCACCCGACCTGCCTGGGCGGCGTCGATCGCGGCGGTCAGTGCGGCGGCGGCCACCTGACCCTTCGCGGCGATGGGCTGCCACACGGTCGTCAGCTCCGGCCGGATCCGGCGGGCCAGCGGGTTGTCGTCGAAGCCGACGACCGACACGTCGTCCGGGATGGTCAGCCCGAGGTCCTCCGCTGCCCGCACCACCCAGTGCGCCATGACGTCGGAGTGGCACAGGACGCCGGTCGGCCGGCCGTCCCGCTCGAGCAGGAGCCTGGCCCCCGCGTAGGCCGCGTCCTCCGGGGTCATCGGCTCGCGGACGATGACGGGCTCGACGCCGGCGGCCCGCAAGGCGTCGGTCCACCCGAGCAGGCGCTGCTGGGAGACGTAGTGCCCGCTGACCAGCTCACCCTCGACCTCGCCGTGCGGGCCGGCCTTCTCCCCGGTGAGGATGCCGATCCGGCGGTGCCCCAGGTCGAGCAGATGCTGCGCCGCGGCGCGCGCACCACCCCGGTCGTCCACGTTGACCGTCGGCCGGTTCTCGGGAGGGTCCTGGTCGACGAAGACCAGCGGCAGGTCGCGGCGGACCAGCCACTCCACGGCCGGTGAGAAGCCGTCGCAGGAGTAGACGAGCGCGCCGTCCATCGGGACGTCGCGGGCCGGCACCACGTCGCCCTGCGAGCTCGACGTCAGCAGCGTGAGCGCCCTCCCGGTCGGGCCGATCTCGTCGGTGATGGCGCTGAGGAACCCGGTGGACACCTCGTCGGTGAAGGCGTAGCTCAGCGAGTCCGTCATCAGGACTCCCACCGACCCGGTGGCCCCCTTGGCGAGGGCCCGCGCCGAGGGGTCCGGCCCGACGTAGCCGAGCTCGTCGGCCGCGGCGAGGATCTTCGTCCGCAGGGTGTCGGAGAGCTGGTCCGGCCGCGAGAACGCGTTGGACACCGTCATCCGGCTCACGCCGACCTTGTCGGCCACCGTCTGCAGGGTCACCCGGCCCATCGCCCGCCCTCTCTCGTCGCTCCGTCACTTCGCCGCCCCGGTCAGGCCGGCGCCACCCGGTGTGCGGCACGGTGCAGGGCGGCGGCGGTCACGCTACGCGTGCGGCGCAGCCGCGGCCGGGTGGTGGCGGTGTGCGGGACGACCGGGGCGTCCGGCCGGGCGCTGTGCAGCTCGTGCAGCGCGGCCTGCCGGCCGACGAGGACGGAGCCGAGGGCGGTGGTGTTCATGGCAGGTCCTTCCTGGCCTGGTGAGCGGCATCTGTACCGCTCAAGTTCTGTACCGCTACAGTAACCCGGCGTTCTGTACCGGTCAAGCCCTGATTTAGGCTGGCCCGGTGACCGCCACCGCCCGCGTCCGGGCGCCAGAGCTGCGCGGCCGGGGCTGGCTCAACACCGGCGGCCGGGCGCTGTCCCTGGCCGACCTGCGCGGCAAGGTCGTCCTGCTCGACTTCTGGACGTTCTGCTGCATCAACTGCCTGCACGTCCTGGACGAGCTGCGCCCGCTCGAGGAGCGCTATGCCGACGTCCTGGTCACCGTTGGCGTGCACTCGCCCAAGTTCGAGCACGAGGCCGACCCCGCCGCGCTCGCCGCGGCCGTCGAGCGCTACGAGGTGCACCACCCGGTGCTCGACGACCCCGACCTGGTCACCTGGGCGGCCTACACCGCCCGGGCCTGGCCGACGCTGGTCGTCGTGGATCCCGAGGGGTACGTCGTCGCCCAGGTCTCCGGCGAGGGGCACGCCCACGCGCTGGACCGGCTGGTGGCCGGCCTGGTGGCCGAGCACGAGGCGAAGGGCACCCTGCACCGGGGCGACGGCCCCTACGTCCCGCCCGCCCCTCCCGACACCGACCTGCGGTTCCCCGGCAAGGCGGTCCGGCTGCCCGGCGGCACCCTGCTCGTCTCCGACAGCGGCCACCACTCCCTGGTCGAGCTGGCCGAGGACGCCGAGACCGTGCTGCGCCGCATCGGGACCGGGACCCGGGGCCGGACCGACGGCGACCCGACGACCGCAACCTTCGCCGAGCCGCAGGGCCTCTGCCTGCTCCCGCCCGAGGTGGCGGCAGGGACCGGCTACGACGTCGTCGTCGCGGACACCGCCAACCACCTGCTGCGCGGCGTCCGGCTCGCCGACGGCGCGGTGACCACGGTCGCCGGCACCGGGGCGCAGTTGATGCAGGGCGACCCGCAGCCGGCCGCGGGCGACTCGCGCACCCCGCTGTCGTCGCCGTGGGACGTCGTGTGGTCCCCCGTCGTCCACCAGGTCGTGGTCGCCATGGCAGGCGTCCACCAGCTCTGGGCGTTCGACCCGGTGACCCGCGCGATGACCGTCTGGGCCGGCACCTCGAACGAGGGCCTGCTCGACGGGCCGCTCGCGGACGCGTGGTTCGCCCAGACCTCGGGGCTCGCCGTCGACGGCGAACGTATCTGGCTCGCCGACTCGGAGACCTCGTCCCTGCGCGCGGTCG
This genomic interval from Actinomycetes bacterium contains the following:
- a CDS encoding phosphotransferase is translated as MKDVLGAAAVEDEVLAGMVAAQLGVSEVQLASVAAEVAPYDLDALTTAGRYWVHGTATTPDGTPLPYRFFVKVVQSWERSPVFQMVPEAMRAEALAMIPWDREPAVYRSVLGDRLPEGLTMPAARRVADVDDMSAAVWLDAVDVQLVRWDEPRFARAAHLLGRLAASQRVAPLGAIGETPQLHRRYAAGRVAGQVLPALHDDDFWRHPVLAAGFDPAVRDGLRDAAARLPGLLAELDTAPLGTSHGDACPRNLLVRQGCLDGSFVLIDFGFWGRAPLGFDLSQLLLGEVQTGERSAAELAGLEAVVVPAYVAGLAAEGADVDLAVVQRTHVLLALIFNGLSAMPFELLGGPPDDEAVRVTRERCEMASFLLDLEATTKPLV
- a CDS encoding LacI family DNA-binding transcriptional regulator; translation: MGRVTLQTVADKVGVSRMTVSNAFSRPDQLSDTLRTKILAAADELGYVGPDPSARALAKGATGSVGVLMTDSLSYAFTDEVSTGFLSAITDEIGPTGRALTLLTSSSQGDVVPARDVPMDGALVYSCDGFSPAVEWLVRRDLPLVFVDQDPPENRPTVNVDDRGGARAAAQHLLDLGHRRIGILTGEKAGPHGEVEGELVSGHYVSQQRLLGWTDALRAAGVEPVIVREPMTPEDAAYAGARLLLERDGRPTGVLCHSDVMAHWVVRAAEDLGLTIPDDVSVVGFDDNPLARRIRPELTTVWQPIAAKGQVAAAALTAAIDAAQAGRVQPAEHVVLPTELVVRGSTGPAPQG
- a CDS encoding thioredoxin-like domain-containing protein, translating into MTATARVRAPELRGRGWLNTGGRALSLADLRGKVVLLDFWTFCCINCLHVLDELRPLEERYADVLVTVGVHSPKFEHEADPAALAAAVERYEVHHPVLDDPDLVTWAAYTARAWPTLVVVDPEGYVVAQVSGEGHAHALDRLVAGLVAEHEAKGTLHRGDGPYVPPAPPDTDLRFPGKAVRLPGGTLLVSDSGHHSLVELAEDAETVLRRIGTGTRGRTDGDPTTATFAEPQGLCLLPPEVAAGTGYDVVVADTANHLLRGVRLADGAVTTVAGTGAQLMQGDPQPAAGDSRTPLSSPWDVVWSPVVHQVVVAMAGVHQLWAFDPVTRAMTVWAGTSNEGLLDGPLADAWFAQTSGLAVDGERIWLADSETSSLRAVEQGAVSTAVGQGLFDFGHVDGPGETALLQHPLGVTLLPDGSVAVSDT
- a CDS encoding MarR family transcriptional regulator; its protein translation is MTSVKAGASLAPLPEWVDRHAAVLVGRLMEEIRLAFDGEDWGGLRQSHFRLLAQVPPDGISVTDLAATLRMTKQAAGQFVTHLEGTGHLTTRTDPADRRVRLVVRTPLGDRTSRAVTARIRRVERAWARRVGVERYSEFRAVLEDLVATGAR